Proteins found in one Coffea eugenioides isolate CCC68of chromosome 5, Ceug_1.0, whole genome shotgun sequence genomic segment:
- the LOC113772123 gene encoding cytochrome P450 704C1-like has translation MTFCRDMDVLYSIFITVLTLTLVLLIPVAALVLKFFIEKFIRNKKYPPVVGTVFHELFYLDRLYDYQTELAKRQPTVRFLGPDQSEIYTTDSRNVEHILKTNFYKYSIGTNNQDIVTDLFGQGIFAVDGEKWRQQRKLASFEFSTRVLRDFSCTVFRRNAAKLVAKVGELSQASQIFDIHELLMRCTLDSIFKVGFGVDLNCLEGSGDEVTKFIRAFDDANELIYWRYVDPFWKLKRYLNVGCEASLKQNIKVIYHFVDELIKTKRKLLELRNDFNDKEDILSRFLVESRKDPEKMTDQYLRDIILNFMIAGKDATANTLSWFFYMLCKNPLIQERVAEEVKDVTGNQCSENSIDDFMASITDEILEKMHYLHATLTETLRLYPGVPVDGRCADADDILPDGSQVKQGDGVYYMSYAMGRMPYIWGEDAEDFRPERWLKNGIFQPESPYKFVAFHAGPRTCLGKDFAYRQMKILSAALLYYYKFRLGDDAARVTYRTMFTLHIKGGLHIQAITRTGLRKT, from the exons ATGACCTTCTGCAGAGATATGGATGTCCTCTATTCAATCTTCATCACCGTTTTAACCTTAACGCTGGTTCTATTGATACCAGTTGCAGCTTTGGTACTCAAATTTTTCATCGAAAAATTTATCAGAAACAAGAAATACCCGCCAGTGGTTGGAACTGTGTTTCATGAACTCTTTTACTTAGACAGACTCTACGATTACCAAACAGAACTGGCAAAAAGACAACCCACTGTTAGATTCCTTGGCCCGGATCAGAGTGAAATATACACAACTGATTCGAGAAATGTCGAGCACATACTTAAAACCAACTTTTATAAGTATTCAATAGGCACAAATAATCAAGATATAGTAACAGACTTATTTGGCCAAGGAATCTTTGCTGTAGATGGTGAGAAGTGGAGGCAGCAGAGGAAGCTAGCAAGCTTTGAGTTCTCAACAAGGGTTTTGAGAGATTTCAGCTGCACAGTTTTCAGAAGAAACGCAGCAAAATTGGTTGCAAAAGTTGGTGAGCTTTCTCAGGCCAGCCAAATTTTTGACATACAT GAATTGCTAATGAGATGCACGCTGGATTCAATATTCAAAGTTGGATTTGGAGTAGATCTGAATTGCCTTGAAGGATCAGGCGACGAGGTGACCAAATTTATCAGGGCCTTTGATGACGCAAATGAACTAATATACTGGCGCTATGTCGATCCATTCTGGAAGCTCAAACGGTACCTCAATGTTGGCTGTGAAGCGTCCCTTAAACAGAACATCAAAGTCATCTATCATTTCGTAGATGAGTTGATCAAGACCAAGAGGAAACTGTTAGAGCTGCGAAATGATTTT AATGATAAGGAGGACATCCTCTCAAGGTTTCTGGTGGAAAGCAGGAAGGATCCAGAGAAGATGACTGATCAATATCTACGGGACATTATTCTGAATTTCATGATTGCAGGAAAAGATGCTACTGCAAACACTCTTTCATGGTTTTTCTATATGCTTTGCAAGAACCCTCTGATCCAGGAAAGAGTTGCAGAGGAGGTGAAAGATGTTACAGGCAATCAGTGCAGTGAAAATAGTATTGATGATTTTATGGCAAGTATTACTGACGAAATACTAGAGAAGATGCATTATCTTCATGCAACCCTGACTGAGACCTTGAGGCTATATCCTGGAGTTCCAGTG GACGGAAGGTGCGCAGATGCTGATGACATTCTTCCTGACGGTTCTCAAGTGAAACAAGGGGATGGTGTTTACTACATGTCCTATGCGATGGGCAGGATGCCTTACATTTGGGGAGAAGATGCTGAGGATTTTCGACCTGAAAGATGGCTCAAGAATGGAATCTTCCAACCTGAATCGCCATACAAATTCGTAGCTTTCCAT GCTGGACCTCGAACATGTTTAGGCAAAGATTTTGCTTATCGCCAGATGAAGATACTGTCAGCGGCCCTTCTTTACTACTACAAGTTCAGATTAGGTGATGATGCAGCAAGGGTAACTTACAGAACAATGTTTACACTGCACATCAAAGGAGGCCTTCATATTCAAGCTATTACAAGAACTGGCCTGAGGAAAACATAA